The proteins below come from a single Sorghum bicolor cultivar BTx623 chromosome 4, Sorghum_bicolor_NCBIv3, whole genome shotgun sequence genomic window:
- the LOC110434904 gene encoding zinc finger A20 and AN1 domain-containing stress-associated protein 4 gives MEHKEAGCQQPEGPILCINNCGFFGSAATMNMCSKCHKEMIMKQEQAQLAASSIDSIVNGGDGGKGPVIAATVDAAVPQVEEKTIVVQPMHVAETSEAAAVIPKAKEGPNRCATCRKRVGLTGFNCRCGNMYCSVHRYSDKHDCQFDYRTAARDAIAKANPVVKAEKLDKI, from the coding sequence ATGGAACACAAGGAGGCGGGTTGCCAGCAGCCGGAGGGCCCAATCCTATGCATCAATAACTGCGGTTTCTTTGGCAGCGCTGCCACCATGAACATGTGCTCCAAGTGCCACAAGGAGATGATAATGAAGCAGGAGCAGGCCCAGCTGGCTGCCTCCTCCATTGATAGCATTGTCAATGGTGGTGATGGTGGGAAAGGGCCTGTAATTGCCGCAACTGTAGATGCGGCAGTTCCTCAAGTTGAGGAGAAGACTATTGTTGTGCAGCCTATGCATGTAGCTGAAACCAGCGAGGCTGCTGCTGTAATCCCCAAGGCCAAGGAAGGCCCAAACAGGTGTGCAACCTGTAGGAAGCGTGTTGGGTTGACAGGATTTAACTGCCGATGCGGGAACATGTACTGTTCGGTGCACCGCTACTCCGACAAACATGACTGCCAGTTCGACTATCGAACTGCAGCTAGGGACGCGATTGCCAAGGCCAATCCTGTGGTGAAGGCGGAGAAGCTTGACAAGATCTGA
- the LOC8082895 gene encoding protein FAR1-RELATED SEQUENCE 9, which translates to MLKRFIQRSAPMHVFVSKFRDFQFARNQEEEKENHVTKQVSRRRRIGVPIEQHAETIYTRAMHERFYNELYESGSFAIVEKGIQEERFTVVHTKEIGRDDARVHVVRLAGAEKVTCTCGLYEHVGLLCRHSLKVLVHLDRTEIPPGNIMYRWTKHAGPEYSPCTRELTMDQVSARVDGTKRHVLLKRALEFAHGDDPIDDEAFAEAMRAMDAIVPRKDHSVSSFREHGGEVKTSGPSLGNAESMPTACPPRPIRTGRPRNTSLKSWQKHEISVKKVSSTERPDNILDINDEEGNIAAKTRKVDELMRMN; encoded by the exons ATGCTCAAGCGATTCATCCAACGATCAGCCCCAATGCATGTGTTTGTGTCCAAGTTCAGAGACTTTCAGTTTGCCAGGAACCAGGAGGAGGAAAAGGAAAACCATGTTACCAAACAG GTATCTCGTAGGAGACGGATTGGAGTTCCAATAGAACAGCATGCAGAGACAATTTACACAAGGGCGATGCATGAACGCTTCTACAACGAGCTTTACGAATCAGGTTCATTCGCAATAGTGGAGAAGGGAATACAGGAAGAGAGATTTACAGTGGTGCACACCAAGGAGATAGGGAGAGATGATGCAAGAGTGCACGTGGTGCGACTGGCGGGGGCAGAGAAAGTAACATGCACCTGTGGGCTCTATGAGCATGTAGGTTTGTTGTGCAGGCATAGCTTGAAG GTGCTGGTGCATTTGGACAGAACAGAGATACCGCCCGGTAACATCATGTACAGGTGGACCAAGCATGCAGGGCCAGAGTACAGTCCGTGCACAAGGGAGTTGACGATGGATCAGGTATCGGCGAGAGTTGATGGCACGAAGAGGCACGTTCTACTGAAGAGGGCACTAGAGTTTGCACATGGGGATGACCCGATTGATGATGAAGCATTTGCAGAAGCTATGAGAGCTATGGACGCGATCGTGCCTAGAAAGGATCATTCAGTAAGCTCCTTCCGTGAGCATGGGGGTGAGGTGAAAACATCAGGACCGAGCCTAGGGAATGCAGAGTCCATGCCAACTGCTTGCCCACCTAGACCTATCAGAACAGGGCGCCCGCGTAACACCTCACTGAAATCTTGGCAGAAACATGAAATAAGTGTCAAGAAAGTTAGCTCTACCGAAAGGCCAGATAACATCCTCGACATCAATGACGAAGAAGGCAACATTGCTGCTAAGACGAGAAAAGTAGATGAATTGATGCGTATGAACTGA
- the LOC8071630 gene encoding chaperone protein dnaJ 6 — protein sequence MGRKGRKARVSRDADADGSEDERAAAAAPAATAGKSLYEILGVEKTASQQEIKKAYHKLALRLHPDKNPGDEEANEKFQQLQKVISILGDAEKRALYDETGITDDDALVGAAADNLQEYFRTMYKKVTEADIEEFEAKYRGSDSEKKDLKELYTKYKGNMNRLFCSMICSEPKLDSHRFKDIIDEAIAEGELKSTKAYEKWAKKISEMEPPTNPLERRVKKKKNSENDLILAISQRRAERKNQFNSILSNIMSKCDSKASSSEPTEEEFERARQRLESKRAKRRK from the exons ATGGGCCGCAAGGGTCGCAAGGCTAGGGTTTCgcgcgacgccgacgccgacggcaGCGAGGATGagagggccgccgccgccgctcctgcCGCCACTGCGGGCAAGAGCCTCTACGAG ATCCTGGGAGTTGAGAAGACTGCTTCACAACAAGAAAtaaagaaggcatatcacaaattGGCGTTGCGCCTCCACCCAGATAAGAATCCTGGGGATGAG GAAGCCAATGAGAAGTTTCAGCAGCTGCAGAAGGTTATATCCATTCTTGGTGATGCAGAGAAAAGAGCTTTATATGATGAGACTGGCATCACTGATGATGAC GCACTGGTGGGAGCAGCTGCAGACAATCTTCAGGAGTACTTCAGAACAATGTACAAGAAG GTCACCGAGGCTGACATTGAAGAATTTGAAGCTAAATACAGAGGGTCAGATTCTGAGAAAAAGGATTTGAAGGAGCTCTACACAAAATATAAGGGCAACATGAACAG GCTTTTCTGCTCAATGATTTGCTCAGAACCAAAGCTTGACTCCCACCGCTTCAAGGATATAATTGATGAGGCAATTGCTGAAG GTGAGCTGAAGTCAACTAAGGCGTATGAGAAATGGGCTAAAAAGATCTCAGAGATGGAGCCACCAACAAATCCGTTAGAGAGGAGAGTGAA gaagaagaagaatagTGAGAATGATCTGATCCTGGCCATCTCACAGCGCAGGGCTGAGCGGAAAAACCAGTTCAATTCCATCCTTTCGAACATCATGTCCAAGTGCGACTCCAAGGCAAGCAGCTCGGAGCCCACGGAAGAGGAGTTTGAGCGGGCGCGACAGAGGCTTGAGAGCAAAAGGGCCAAGAGGCGCAAGTGA
- the LOC8082894 gene encoding uncharacterized protein LOC8082894, with translation MARAPSVPAATAVGIVVLLTAAAAAAFRGAEGKSCTNAFPGLTSSHTERAAAQLQRGPPATALQPVVHRHGHDHDHGHEQHLTPTDESTWMSLMPRRALRREEAFDWLMLYRKLRGATAGGAPRRPGVAAGTFLSDASLHDVRLEPGSLYWRAQQTNLEYLLLLDVDRLVWSFRKQAGLTAPGTPYGGWEGPDVELRGHFVGHYLSATAKMWASTHNDTLNAKMSSVIDALSDCQKKMGTGYLSAFPTEFFDRVEAIKPVWAPYYTIHKIMQGLLDQYTVAGNSKALDMVVNMANYFSDRVKNVIQKYSIERHWESLNEETGGMNDVLYQLYTITNDLKHLTLAHLFDKPCFLGLLAVQADSISGFHSNTHIPVVIGAQMRYEVTGDPLYKQIASFFMDTINSSHSYATGGTSAGEFWTDPKHLAGTLSTENEESCTTYNMLKISRNLFRWTKEIAYADYYERALINGVLSIQRGTDPGVMIYMLPQAPGHSKAVSYHSWGTKYDSFWCCYGTGIESFSKLGDSIYFEEKEDLPALNIIQYIPSTYDWKAAGLIVTQKVNTLSSSDQYLQISLSISAKTKGQTAKLNVRIPSWTFADGAGATLNDKDLGSISPGSFLSITKQWNSDDHLALRFPIRLRTEAIKDDRPEYASLQAVLFGPFVLAGLSTGDWDAKAGNGSAISDWITAVPPAHNSQLVTFSQVSNGKTFVLSSANGTLTMQERPEVDGTDTAIHATFRAHPQDSTELHDIYRTIAKGASILIEPFDLPGTVITNNLTLSAQKSTDCLFNLVPGLDGNPNSVSLELGTRPGCFLVTGTNYSAGTKIQVSCKSSLESIGGILEQAASFSQTDPLRQYHPISFVAKGMTRNFLLEPLYSLRDEFYTVYFNIGA, from the exons ATGGCGCGAGCGCCGAGCGTGCCGGCAGCGACGGCCGTGGGGATCGTGGTGCTgctgaccgccgccgccgccgccgccttccgCGGCGCGGAAGGGAAATCGTGCACGAACGCGTTCCCGGGATTGACCTCGTCGCACACGGAGCGCGCGGCGGCGCAGCTGCAGCGGGGGCCACCGGCGACGGCGCTCCAGCCCGTCGTTCACCGCCACGGCCACGACCACGACCACGGGCACGAGCAGCACCTCACCCCGACCGACGAGTCCACCTGGATGTCGCTCATGCCGCGGCGAGCGCTGCGGCGCGAGGAGGCGTTCGACTGGCTCATGCTCTACCGCAAGCTCCGGGGAGCCACCGCCGGCGGCGCGCCGCGCCGGCCCGGGGTTGCGGCGGGGACGTTCCTCTCCGATGCGTCCCTGCACGACGTGCGGCTGGAGCCGGGCAGCCTGTACTGGCGAGCCCAGCAGACCAACCTGGAGTACCTGCTCCTCCTGGACGTCGACCGCCTCGTCTGGAGCTTCCGCAAGCAGGCCGGCCTGACGGCGCCGGGGACTCCCTATGGCGGGTGGGAGGGCCCTGACGTCGAGCTCCGGGGACACTTTGTTG GGCATTACCTGAGTGCTACTGCAAAGATGTGGGCTAGCACACACAATGATACTCTGAATGCAAAAATGTCATCGGTCATCGACGCGCTCTCCGATTGCCAGAAGAAGATGGGCACAGGGTACCTGTCGGCCTTCCCGACGGAGTTCTTCGATAGGGTTGAGGCCATCAAGCCTGTCTGGGCTCCTTACTACACAATCCACAAG ATTATGCAAGGCCTTCTTGATCAGTACACAGTGGCTGGGAATTCCAAGGCTCTTGACATGGTGGTAAACATGGCTAATTATTTCAGTGACCGTGTGAAGAATGTCATACAGAAATATAGCATTGAGAGGCACTGGGAATCTCTCAATGAGGAGACTGGTGGGATGAATGATGTGCTCTATCAGCTCTACACGATAACG AATGATCTGAAGCATTTGACACTAGCTCATCTCTTCGATAAGCCATGCTTTCTTGGGCTGCTTGCAGTTCAG GCTGACAGTATTTCCGGCTTCCATTCCAACACACACATTCCAGTTGTCATCGGTGCGCAAATGAGGTATGAAGTTACTGGAGATCCTCTTTACAAG CAAATTGCATCATTCTTTATGGATACAATAAATTCTTCCCATAGCTATGCAACTGGTGGCACATCTGCTGGTGAATTCTG GACCGATCCAAAGCATTTAGCTGGGACTCTGAGTACTGAGAATGAGGAATCTTGCACCACCTACAACATGCTTAAG ATTTCTCGCAACCTATTCAGATGGACAAAGGAAATAGCATATGCAGATTACTACGAAAGGGCATTGATAAATGGTGTTTTGAGCATTCAAAGGGGGACAGATCCTGGTGTGATGATTTACATGCTACCACAGGCCCCTGGACACTCTAAGGCTGTGAGTTATCATAGTTGGGGAACAAAGTACGATTCATTCTGGTGTTGTTATGGGACAG GTATAGAATCCTTTTCAAAACTTGGTGATTCTATTTACTTTGAGGAGAAAGAAGATTTGCCTGCACTCAATATCATTCAGTACATACCAAGTACATACGACTGGAAAGCAGCAGGGCTTATTGTTACTCAGAAAGTCAACACCCTCAGCTCTTCTGACCAGTATCTTCAAATTTCACTCTCCATTTCTGCAAAG ACAAAAGGTCAGACTGCCAAATTGAATGTTAGAATTCCATCATGGACATTTGCTGACGGTGCAGGAGCAACTTTAAATGACAAAGATTTGGGGTCGATATCTCCAG GATCTTTCCTATCAATCACCAAGCAGTGGAACTCAGATGATCACTTAGCACTACGCTTTCCCATCAGGTTGAGGACTGAAGCAATTAAAG ATGACAGACCGGAGTATGCATCTCTTCAAGCAGTCCTGTTTGGACCATTTGTTCTTGCTGGCCTATCCACCGGTGACTGGGATGCAAAAGCTGGCAATGGCAGTGCAATTTCAGATTGGATCACCGCTGTCCCTCCAGCGCACAACTCACAGCTGGTAACCTTCAGTCAAGTATCAAATGGGAAAACATTTGTCCTCTCAAGCGCAAATGGGACCCTGACAATGCAAGAGCGACCTGAAGTTGATGGCACTGACACTGCCATCCATGCAACATTCAGGGCACATCCTCAGGACTCAACAGAGCTGCATGACATCTACCGAACAATTGCAAAGGGAGCATCGATTCTGATCGAACCATTTGACTTGCCAGGAACAGTGATCACCAATAACCTCACTCTATCTGCACAGAAGAGCACAGATTGCCTCTTCAACCTAGTGCCCGGGCTTGATGGGAATCCTAACTCAGTTTCCCTTGAGCTTGGGACCAGACCAGGATGCTTCCTGGTGACAGGCACGAATTATTCTGCGGGGACGAAGATTCAAGTCAGCTGCAAGAGTTCCCTTGAGAGCATTGGTGGGATACTCGAGCAAGCGGCGAGCTTTTCACAAACTGATCCATTAAGGCAGTACCACCCAATCAGCTTCGTTGCTAAGGGGATGACCAGGAACTTCCTCCTTGAGCCATTGTACAGTTTGAGGGACGAATTCTACACGGTTTATTTCAACATCGGGGCCTGA